agaggggaagACAAATGGCTAAAGGGCCATGGGTCAGACTTGAACCTTGGCCGGCCATTCTCAGCCTTATGGTTGCCTGCTCAACGCACTGAGCTAAACTGGCACGTACTATAAGATATCTTGGACATCCCAGACTGCAACGTCAATGACATTTTTTGTGATTGGTGTTTCAAACCTTTTTGTATCTGACAGACTATTTGAATTGAAAATCATTCATGGGGTCAGTTGTCACAGTTTATATCTACTGTAGCTTCTACCGGTGGCGTCTGAGGAAGAACATTCTGCAGGGACAGTGAAGTGATTCGTCAGTTTTTATAGCTTGACTATCCTTTAATTTAATCCTCTTTGAAATCAGCACCATTTCACTAAAACAAATTCAAATGGTAAAAGAAATTTGACTGATTGGCAAGTTAATCAAGAATGATATTGACAAATAGAGAACTATCAAAAGTTCATTCTAGAGACGATGATGGCAAAGATTTGTCACAGATCAAGGGCAAAGATTAACTGAATAATGTGACATGAATACATGCAGTCTGAGCTCGTTAACCTCCCTCCTTGAGGTCCAGCCTGATTTGCCTCCAATCTGAGCACCTGCCTCTCCTTCTTCTCCAAAATGATCTCATCTCCGAGAAACTTGACTTGTAAACAAGGTGCATGCAAATGCACACAATTTGTCTAAGATTTGTTTGTTAAGATGTAAAGATGATGACATGCAAAACAGCTGGGAACCAAggagctgacacacacacgcacacaacaaATGCCCACAAGGTGAAACTCCCCACCCATCCCTGCATAaatccacacatacacaaacacagcaacctCCAATATTCAGGTCTgttaacaaacacatttgttaacGAAATCGGCTGTGCATCATGTGATCTCAGTGAGAATATTACGAGCTTTTGCTGTAAGAGCTGAAGAGTAACATGGCAGAaagggactgtgtgtgtgtgtggtttgcaTACCTTTTAATAAGAACAAGTAAAGTatgttttagtgaaatataagtTAATCGAAAGACCTTTTAGATGGAGAGCTTGAGTCCAAATACACACCGAGTCTCTGAGTTATTAAGCGTGCATCTGATCCTGTCACTCAGGAAAGGTTTCAGGGTGAAAAAGTGCACCGTTCTTGTTGAATTAATTATTGGAAGTTAGGagggcttttgttttatttatttttccatctgaCCAAAGGAAGGTCATTTTTCAGAAGCAAATTAAGCAAGGTtgactaaaatattttattcaacCAGGTGAAACTAAAGCTATGAATGATATGTTGAATTTTATTTCGGGCAATTTGTGATATTTAAACTTCCTGTTCTCGGATATTGGCGAGTGTCCCTTTGGCAGTCAAATATACATTCAAATCGTTCAGCTTGCGTCCCTGCGTGGACAAGCTGGGTATTGAGAGTTGTCACAgaacttgtttttatttcttttaacttATCTCTTAGTAAAAAGTTGTTCATAAAAAGACAGATGGGTCTTTAATGTAGCTGCCAGGCAGCTGCCAGCTGGCATACAGTATGCAACACCTGTGCAACATCACACGTAATAATTCAAATTTGggtcttttttaatgtaaatatcatAAATATTGAGTTGCAGTAATAACTCACCAGGATGCAGCtcagtaatattttaaagtatataTAAACTCCATGCTCTTGCAGAAGGGGCATGGATGCATGACACTGGGCAGGGGTACATTTTACTGTATCGTAGACAACTTCAAGTTTAAAATTGTCACTGTAAGGAGGGATAGAGACTCccatgactttttttgtttgtgtctttgcagCAGAGAGCTAAATTTGCTTGCTTGCAGTGGCCATAATATCTTCTCTTGGGATAAATGAAGAGTAGAAAATTAGGCTCGTCTTTTATCTTTAACCTGGACCAGATACCACCAGCAAgctctgatcagctgacctcaaagatctcGTATTTGCATATGAATGTAGTAATTTACTAATACATGGAGGCAACTGACCATAGTAAACTGGAAATAAACCAGTCCATTTCCAATTTAATTAGCACAATTAAAGGTCAAACATCTAGCTAGCACTGACCACACACAACAACTCAAGGTTCAGTATCTTTCTCCAGGATAGTTTGGCATGCAGAGCGGAGCAGCCGCGGATCAAACCACCAGCCTTACAACAGGTAAATGACCTGCTCTAGCTCTTGAGGCACAGCCTCTCTGTTAAATGGTTCAGACCCAAAGTGATCACTAAAATCTTGGAAGTGAGCCTAAAGAAGACAGAATGGGTGTTTcacagtgttgggcaagttactttgaaaaagtaattaattatagttactagttagttcttcaaaaaagtaattgagttagtaactgagttacaagattctaaaagtaattaattacttgaaaagcaactattgcgttactttaaaaaaaaagtttaattggCCATGTTTGACTACTTCTGatgtttcctctacatttcacctttaaaaacagtttatttgccttgtttagtatcattcttttcagcacaacctcctgtgtctgaatttacagttatgttttcattttgacatactgtattaacacaatttatctaaaatcagacaaaaaaaaataaacataaaatcagagtagaaagttatattttttactgtaacaaatggtaaatggtctgtatttgtatagcactttacttagtccctaaggaccccaaagtgcgttacacatccagtcatccacccattcacacacacattcacacactgttgatggcaagctacattgtagccacagccaccctggggcgcactgacagaggcgaggctgccggacacagcctcgcctctgtcagtgcgcaaagaacaaagttatttgcatccatttaccttttaccccttttttacaataatcatttcaaactatttacataacaatcagctgttctgcattcaataagatgccacacaaattatttgtgccactccaaatatttctgtccactataaaggagaacatcactgCCTGacacctgcaggtctgacagcagcaggtgtatcactcctcctgttttttttgttttgttttgtttttttacaccttGAGAcggcagtcgcctcattgttttgacacacaacacaaaactatccacaacaccacacactaactacacaggacaacacattaactacacactccaaacacgctaaacgtcacaaatctctcacatctacaaactcgctctctctctttttctgttgtctgtctttctcgccgtcactcctaaaacttccccctcttcctaaactttttttgctcataagcagagagtgcttatGTTAAGTTTAGACAGTAAACTTGGAGAAACTATTCAGGGAAAAACAccgcgtatatattgtttatcatgactctggttttacgtggcctatcaacacaatttaaacactggtatatatcaccttgttgcttgtTGCCCATCACTGGTGTCACATGGGACCTTTTAAGGACCTGTTGAGCAGCCTCACAGCCAAATTCTGGACCGTTTGCAGGGCTTCTGGGGTTGATTTGCTCAGGCAGGGAACAAAGGCAAATAATTATAGAGgcatgacaaaataaaacatcccTCCACCACTCAAAGTATTATACTATAGGGCAATTGAATTTATCTAGTAAGTGTGTGCATGTCAATACgtttaataaaacattatgTAGCTCTCAGCAGCACACATATGAGCTCCATATCAACCTGCACATAAGTGATGCTTACACATTTCAGTATTTATACTATAATGATATAATCTGCTTGTACAATAAGTACTCTAATTTTCTTATActtaacatttgttttcttcctctttatAGCTGTAGTTAGACTAATGTTATTACTGGTGGTTTTGATACTTAAATACTTCTAGGTACTATGAGAACCTGTTGTCTGGCATCAAAATCAAGACAATGAAAGCAGTCGTAACTGACTCATCAGCATGATTTCTTTAAAATTCAGAAACATGACAATTAAAATGGTCAAATCCTGCACCGATGAGCACTGCTGAGAAACAGGCTGTCACGTGaatgcagatttttaaaaacagaccttAGACATAAAACTGCATTCCCGTCTGCTCACGCAGCCAGCAGATGTTTACTTTGGTTTGATTTGCAGAATGTTAATTTGCAACGAGGCAAAAAATTGTAGACCAAATAAATCTATTATTGAGTTTAATCCTCAATGTGTCTCACAGGCACTGGAGAGAGTGGAAAGAGCACCTTTATCAAACAAATGAGGATTATCCATGGAGGAGGATATACAGACGAGGACAAAAGGAGCTATGCCAAGCTGGTGTACCAGAACATCTACACGTCCATGCAGACAATGGTCCGAGCTATGGAGGCTCTTGGTATATCTTTCACTGATCCCCAGAACCAGGTACAGGCAGACTGACTCTGTTCCAGTCCTTTACAATAAAGACTTGATGGATGGTTACCTCATTGTTACCTCactgtctttttgtcttctcGGTGTGTCCATAGAGCCATGCCAGCGCAGTcctggaggtggaggtggataaGGTGGAGGACTTAGATAGCAACCTCGCCATGGCTGTCAAGAGTCTGTGGGATGATCCTGGAATACAGGAGTGCTATGATCGGCGCAGGGAGTACCAGCTGTCCGACTCCACCAAATAGTGAGAATTAGGCATTTATGATCTTTAACAGTGTGCGCAGATCAAATTATATTGACAGGATTATTAAATGAGTATAATATTCATGCAGAAGGAGGAGTCCCTTCTGACCACATAGATGAGTGCCTGCTGATAGAAGAACAAAAATCTTGCTGAATATAGTCTCTGTCACTGCCACGAACGATGGCAATAAAAAGAGAAGAGCTTCTTTTCGGCTTGCTGTTTTTACTATTTTGGGAAATGCAAATTTGATCGaagctaaaacaaaaagtatttgttCTCTTGCATTGGAGCAAAGTCTTCATCTCCCTTGAGAGTCCCACCAGTGAGTGAACTCTCATGTAGCTACATGCATTTGGTTTACATTTTAAGTTTTCTAcgtgttttctgtatttttcctttcttagtgtttttttttctccctgcatatttttctttttagctatCTCACAGATCTGGATCGGATTTCACAGCCCTCATACATACCTGACCTTCAGGACATCCTCAGAGTCCGAGTCCCAACCACTGGTATCATTGAATACCCCTTTGACATGGAGAATGTCATTTTCAGGTGAGGTGCATATTGACATCTTCTgagtttcagttcaattcagttcagttgaatttatatagcatcaaatgacaacagcagtcgcctcaaggtgctttatatctTAAGGTAGACACCTTACATGTGTAAAAGgtaagtgaagaagaaacactcagtgcttcATGGGAAGCCAAtgcagcctagacctattgtAGCATAACTAACagatcacctgatccagccctaactatatgctttatcaaaacgCAAAGTTTTAaatctaatcttaaaagtagagaggctgTCTgtatcccaaatccaaactgggagctggttccacagaagaggggcctgaaagctgaaggctctgcctcccattctactttgaaATACTCTATGAACCAAAATAATAGCAGCAGCACTGGAACTGGCCACAGGCATGGCACCGACCTCGAAGGTGGCGTGACTTTTCTTGGCTGCTTTTATGACAGGATGGTTGATGTGGGTGGTCAAAGATCAGAGCGGAGAAAGTGGATCCACTGCTTTGAGAACGTCACCTCCATCATTTTCTTGGTGGCACTCAGCGAATACGATCAGGTCCTGGCTGAGTGCGACAATGAGGTGAGAATTTAACGACACAGCAAATGATGATTTCAGTTTACATCCTCCTGGAGTTTTACATGTGTTTGATCCCTTTAAACATCTCAGAACCGCATGGAGGAGAGCAAGGCCCTGTTCAAGACCATCATCACCTACCCCTGGTTCCAGCGCTCATCTGTCATACTTTTCCTCAACAAGACCGACATCCTCAAGGAGAAGATCTTGTACTCTCACTTATCCACCTACTTCCCTGAATTCACAGGTTAGACTGAGTGAATGCTCATCTTGATTTCAGCTCTTATTCCACCACAAGATTTGTAATTACTTAGCTGATCTAATTAAGTCCTTCATCATACAATCGCTGCACGGTACTCATTTTTATGGAAGTGTTGAAATAGACTAAAAATACTCAACTGACACTATATTAGGTACACTGTGCTGGTACCAGGTTGAACCTCCTTTACCATCAGAATTggtttaattcttcatggctgAGATTTAAAAAGGAGCTGAAAACATTCAGCAGGAATTTTGGTCCACATTGGCAATCATTAGTCTAAGCTCCGCCCCTCCCTCCTTGATACAAGCCCACAAAAAAAGTCACCAAATTTGTTCTGCATTAAAAACCCATAAtttgttcaaaataaaataactgattgttttttttttttaaacacatttttaatctttaagtATCAAGACTTAGAATTTCAGTTTTGGTTTGGTGTTTTTGGCTGACAAGAGGTGAAACcatgtgtggtcttctgctgctgtagaccATCTGCTTCagaagatgctcttctgcataccttggttgaaATCAGTAGTTAATTACCATTAGTTACTATATCATCgcgtctggccattctcctctgacctctgtgagGACTGCTACTCACAGATCATCTTTTCACTTTCAGACTATTCACTGTAAACACTACAGATGGTTGTGTCTCAGTAAatttgaaatactcagaccagcctgtttGGTACCAacatttaaagtcacttaaatcacttttcttccccattctgatgctcagtttgaacttcagcaggtcgtaaAATGCATTGAGTTCCTGTCATGTAATTGgcagattagatatttgcattaacaagcagttgaacaagtCTACCCAATCAAGTGTCTGGTGAGCGTATGTTGAATTTACTgacatatttaaataatatcaaCCCTGAATTGCAGGACCTCAGCAGGATCAAGTAGCAGCTCAAGAATTCATCCTAAAAATGTACCAAGAACAAAACCCGGAGAAGGACAAGACGTTGTATTCTCACTTCACCTGCgccacagacacagaaaacatcCGCTTTGTCTTCGTGGCCGTCAAAGACACCATCCTCAGGCACAACCTCAAGGAGTTCAACCTGGTGTAGAAAGGTTGCATACAGCACAGGAGCAAATGCATACAAGAGAAGACCTGAGGAAAGCCGAAATAGAAAAGAATCTAATTATCAATCAAGCTTAAACCAAAAAAGAAGCAATTTGAAATTGTTTCATTTCTAACAAGGGAGatccaaaaaagagagaatacaAACATCCTGTACCAGACATACTAACATGAAATTGTGTTTAGATGCTTTAGTTTCCCTTGTAGTTTTTTAGTATTTGCTGTAAATGATACATTACAGTGGAAATGAGAAAGTGAAAATTAGTAGCAAGTAACTGACCTGTTGTGTGAACTACTTATTTAAATAGACATATGATCTGAGTGCTTTAATGTATGTAAATGTATCCCCATGTAATAGTTTGATAAGGATGCTCTTTAGCCCGGTTTTGTGATTTCATAATGTTTAGAAATGGTTGCTCTAACACTGAGACGCATGTAAGTGCCTTATTTACTCAGGACAGTCAGCAGAGCCACGGAGTTCATAGAGTGTCAGATGTAAATAGTCTGAGATGtgctttaggaaaaaaaaatacaactgttTCTTCTATTTATGGTTATTTTCAATAAAGAgatataattatttaataaagagtACAAGTCAGGTGCCTGACGTTTTCTTGGTGCGAGGAATAAATGAAGACCGCTTTGAAttcaaaaaaacttttatttttattgaaaaaaaaaagccagcgcAGTGAATATTTCGTTCCCCGAAAACAAAACTACGTTAATGGCAGCAGAAAGTATTTAGTAATATTAAACCGTGATGCGCCCAAGACCATGTTTGGCATTGCATATGTGTggtataaaaacataaaaatcacaaaatttcATACTGCAAGCTCCTCATAAAGTCTGATGCGAGGATGGATATATACAGATAGACATCATATTAGGTCATATACAGCAAACTGATGCATGTAAGTACAGTATAAAAATAGCATGCATCTCTGACTCACACACTCAACAGTCTTTATTCTgcaatgtataaaaaaaataggaaaaagaagaactttaaGGATGCACATTTTTTGAATTATGTGTACTATAAAGCCATACTAATTCATATTAGCATGCCTTTTATATAATCCAGTAAAAGAAACAGTGTGCAACATTAAATGTGCTACAACAATTACAGTTAATTTGGCCTCAGTGATACTCgagggattttttcccccccccctatCAGTCGCTGTTAAGATTGACATTTCTACACCCAAATCCTCCTTTACATCCAGAAATGAAAGTTAAACTCAATCTCTAAAGCTACGGTAggcaaaaatatttttggtagcatgcagtaaagaaaaaaaggcactgGCACACACAGAGCTCGTGTGTTTAGCATTTCTCAATCTTCAGAGTCAGTACTTGGGTAAACTCTCTCTTGCATCCTCCAATTTGGTGAGAAcccactgaaaataaataatgacccAAAGTTAGAATTAATTATTTTCACTAGTCGTGTATCCCGACTGAAAGGAAATATCAGCTTGAGTCCAAATTGCAAACTTACTTTGGCTATCTCTGGAGTTTTGAAGTTTATTATCTTCCCAAACTCTTTGGCATGAAAGACTGACTTCACTCTCTCCTGCAGTGGAAGGCGAGGTTCAGTGcagaagtaataataataataataataataataataaagaaaaattta
This genomic stretch from Astatotilapia calliptera chromosome 12, fAstCal1.2, whole genome shotgun sequence harbors:
- the LOC113033513 gene encoding guanine nucleotide-binding protein subunit alpha-14-like isoform X2 — its product is MQSGAAADQTTSLTTGTGESGKSTFIKQMRIIHGGGYTDEDKRSYAKLVYQNIYTSMQTMVRAMEALGISFTDPQNQSHASAVLEVEVDKVEDLDSNLAMAVKSLWDDPGIQECYDRRREYQLSDSTKYYLTDLDRISQPSYIPDLQDILRVRVPTTGIIEYPFDMENVIFRMVDVGGQRSERRKWIHCFENVTSIIFLVALSEYDQVLAECDNENRMEESKALFKTIITYPWFQRSSVILFLNKTDILKEKILYSHLSTYFPEFTGPQQDQVAAQEFILKMYQEQNPEKDKTLYSHFTCATDTENIRFVFVAVKDTILRHNLKEFNLV
- the LOC113033513 gene encoding guanine nucleotide-binding protein subunit alpha-14-like isoform X1, which translates into the protein MAGCCVSAEDRENQRINEEIEKQLRRDKKDSRRELKLLLLGTGESGKSTFIKQMRIIHGGGYTDEDKRSYAKLVYQNIYTSMQTMVRAMEALGISFTDPQNQSHASAVLEVEVDKVEDLDSNLAMAVKSLWDDPGIQECYDRRREYQLSDSTKYYLTDLDRISQPSYIPDLQDILRVRVPTTGIIEYPFDMENVIFRMVDVGGQRSERRKWIHCFENVTSIIFLVALSEYDQVLAECDNENRMEESKALFKTIITYPWFQRSSVILFLNKTDILKEKILYSHLSTYFPEFTGPQQDQVAAQEFILKMYQEQNPEKDKTLYSHFTCATDTENIRFVFVAVKDTILRHNLKEFNLV